Below is a genomic region from Xiphophorus hellerii strain 12219 chromosome 1, Xiphophorus_hellerii-4.1, whole genome shotgun sequence.
TGCTAAATTTTACCTTCATGTTATAGCAAGGCGGTCGGCCATCTTGATAGAGCAGAAAACTTATTAATCGCAGCTTATCGATTAATCATCTGACTCTGTTTTACCATGGTGTGACGGTATATTTCCTGCTGCTCTCCCTCCAGGTCACCTGCTGAGCACGGCGGAGGTGGAGTCAGCCTTGGTGGAGCACAAATCTGTCGTCGAAGCCGCCGTGGTGAGCCGCCCTCATGCTGTGAAGGGAGAAAGCCTCTACTGCTTCGTCACGCTGAACGACGGCGTGGCGTACAGCAAGGCGCTGGAGGCCGAGCTCAGGAAGCAAGGTGGGTCTGAACCAGACAGGACACGGGCAGAACCAGGGCGAAACCAGACAGGACACGGGCAGAACCAGGGCGGAATCAGACAGGACAGGGGCAGAACCAGTCTGATCTGTTTCTGTTGTGTCTGCAGTGAGGGAGAAGATCGGCGCCATTGCCACTCCAGACTACATCCAGAACGCGCCCGGACTTCCCAAAACCCGATCCGGTAAACGCTCCCcgcacaaaaacacagaagttcaaatatttctgtttatttttcattggaaatatgttgaaataaaacaaaactaacctaCAAATAGCTTTTCAGCCACATAgaggagtttgttttacattaatgATTCAGTTGGCAGTTAAATTTACTGAGAACAATAAATGTTCCCCAcattacaagtgaaataatctgtcactgaaactttttcatcaatatcaaacaattatttacttggtaagactttgtgtttttgctagTTTAGCTTAACTTTGCAGTGTAATCTGCTTGTAAACAAACTTTGTTGTGTTTGCAGGAAAGATCATGCGGCGGGTGCTTCGTAAAATCGCCTGCAACGATAATAATCTGGGCGACATTTCCACGCTGGCCGACTCGTCCGTCGTTGACGAGCTTTTCAGGAACCGATGCACCACTACAGCGTGACGACGCCCCCTGGAGACTCACCACAGGAAGTGCAGAAGAAGAGCTGGCGCTGCTGGAAATATTTCCTCCTGACGTGGCGGCGGCAGAACGCTGCAGCCAGTAACTCAGCAACAACTCAGAGGTAGCAGCTCAGGGCGTTCAGAACCACCGGGGCGGCTTCTTCTTTATTCCTGGTTTCTGCTAGAAAACAGTCGAGTTTCTCTAACGGTCCAGTCAAATCCAAGCCATAATACCATAAATACCCTGAATAACGTTTTTAGCAAGCTTtatctgttattttaaaaacaaaatgtgtctgtaaccatttttcttcttgtttgtttttatttgaactgaatttaatcacattttgttGGGTGTTTCTGAGTGTGAACCTGTGTCTACGTCCGTTGGCTGGCAgaaactacactgcaaaaacacaaaaagcagttttgcaaatatgttagttcacttgaaatacgaaaaaaaacttacaattaacttttcagcaagaaacagtAGCTTACTAaagcaaataattccttaatatttctaaaaaagaaCTAGTttaactggcagattattttacttaaaacaaagtgtcatttttcccaccgatattaaggaattatttacttaaaacaagctcatctAAAGTtaacttataagttagttttgtcttatttcaagtgtactaacatatttagaataaaaactaaCCAGAATTACTGGGTGggattgtgtttttgaagtgtagGGAAGAAGTCTatcttaaaaataacaacaaaactcATCttggaacaaataaaaataaacctttaaaaatttAACCTTTCACTCTGAAATCAGACGTAACAAGTTAAATCTGTGTTGTGTGAGGAAAGCTGGTGAATTCGGTAGCTTTAGTTGTAAATATTTGCGTGATTTAAACTCAAATTTAACAGAATTGTCGCTGTGACTGCTGAATgggaaatgtttatttccataaaatatccactcatgttttatttcatctgttGGTTTGAAAGCTGTTTAAAAGCAGCTGGAGGAATTAAACTACACACACTGTACATGCACGTCgttgtggatttttattttttaatgtttgttttcatgtgcagCCAGGTGTGATGTTTGCTTTTAAGGCGAACCAGAACGGCCGTTGGTCTGTGCAAACTTTTAATATGCAGTTATTGACTCACGTCCAACAACCCAAAGACACACAAAACCAAACCTACAAACCTCAGACAAAATGACGGAGCGTCTTTTTGTTCCAGACGATCCAACAAACATGCAGTGGTTACAGAAAGaatatgagattaaataaaGGTCTCATATTCTTTCTGTAACCACTGCATGTTTGTAAtatgcagtttgtttgtttacaaacaacaaaaaataaagggatATTTcggtttttcctttttaatttacaaacatGTACATtcatgagaaataatatgaacttttttgattttagaAATTGGCTCCAATGAAACAGagtgaaaaatttaaattggtCTGAATGCTTTCTGTACTCAATTAAACCTGAATAAATACAACatgcagttttaaaatcatggttttatttataaactaCTGTAAAAACCGCCTCCTTTAAGTCatgaatttaattttgattattagATGTATAAATCATGATTTGGGTCATGATACAATttcaattaaattacaaaaacttagaaataataaaacttaaTCTCATGTCTCAGTAAATGTTTGACTATTTAGtcataaacaaactgaataaatgtgGAGCTTTTATTAATTcacaagttatttatttttatttacattccaacagaatttaaacttttacctttttttagTGACTCCAACATTTTAACTGAACTTTGCTCTGTGGCGTCCAAACTTGTTACAACATGAACCAGAATCCCAAAGTTTCAGGTCCTTGGGGTCcttattgtttttctcaggAATAAATTAAACACCTTGGCCAGGGGCgcatctctgtttttttctcacagggGCAGGAAGGGGCACAAACCTTCATCATGTGACTttgcatttttgagaaataaaccaattttgatgcaaataaaaaaccctaatcctaaaaccttttattgaaaaaactgccgtgtttccattgagcaaatttattttcgaaatgtcaaattgtgcaattactGATGCAAAGTTCCTGGATAAATGTAACTTTCAATAACTTCTTCCTTTTtgtgaaaaccaaacattttaaaactatttagcGGTTTTCCGTTTCTTCCTGGATGATTTCTGAAAGTTTCCTGATTCTGTCGTTGCTTCAAGATTTAAACTTTCCATCCATCAGACGTACGGCAAGCCCTTTCTGATCTTATGCAGGCTGCATGTGTGTCAGGAGATGACAGAAGTTGTTTGACTATGAGAATGGTACACAAAACGACACCAAGTTAAACAGAGTATCAAATTTACCAAGCAGTTTGTTTTGGTGGAGAAAGTGACGGAGGATTATGGGATGGATTTCCTCCTTGGGGGCTGGGAACAGAGAACGGCTTAAATATGAGCGACCAGCTTCTCCCAGCATCCATCCAGCTCTCCGTCATGCTCTGCTCCACGCTCTGTGAGTACGCCGACgttttaattcaatctgctTTAACTATTTCAATTCTAGGGTCTGCGGGAGAGAAACACACACGAGTGAAAGTTaagaatttgaaatatttaatgaaaagttgtttatttttaactgttaCTGCACTTCATGCTTTGTTTTGTGGGAATCAGATTTCCCAGTGAAAACTGGGAACTCTGGTCTGTAACTGGTGGGTGAAACGTGCAAAGAAGCACAGCTGGAACTGTTTCCTTCTCAGATTATTAAACTAATAGATAAACAGATcagttagtttttaaaaacaaaattgtttaaaaaaggcaaaaagaataaaaaaagaataacatttattatatttagcataaatatcctgaatttaaaatgttcataaaatctTTAGCAGTTACAGCAGGATGTCATCAGCATACAGTTTATTTTGGGGAACGTGTgcatatataataatataatttaatttgatctaATAAAGAATTCATATCTAATTAGCTTCCTTGACTTTCATAGACGATTATAGCAGGACGTCATCAGTATACCAGCTTATTTTAGGGAAGATGTATGTAatgtataatataatataatattgatttcaaaatgttaattcaTTTGCCAGatggaaattattttggtttGGTCATGTGCAGTGGTTTCAGCTCACCACCCTGTGGAACACCACACATTGCTACAATACAAACTAAAAGATACAAACAACTTAAATTGGTcataattaatcaattttagTGCAATAAACTTTAATAGTAGGATCTAGTGGAGGGGAACTCAACTCTCAGGTCCAATTAAACAGGACAGaacattttttctgctttaaatccCGACTGAAACTCTGGTTGGTTATTGAACAtaatctttaaaataagaataaatctCTTTATCAACAGTTCAGTTTATCATTAATCGATTAACCAAAgaataaagatattttattctCTAGTCTTCACAACAAATAATTCTTACTGTTGGGATCATATGTACATGAATTTATAACTAAACTGTCAGCCTGAATGCagattgaatatttttaataatttccaCTGAATCCTGCTGAACTTTCAGCTCATTATGAAAAATCTCACagctttaataaaaagttttttctcttCTAGTCCTGACGGTATCATGTGTGCTGATAACTTCAGGTAAAAAGACTCTCTAAGGCGCGTTGCTCGTTAGTTTTAATTCCTGGTGACTGACGGTGTTTTATTTGCAGCTGGCTCCCAGAAGCTTCACGTTGTGGCGTGTGAAGGATCAGTGGCTCAGCTGAAGTGTGGTGAGATCACCGGGTTTGTTGGTTCTGCTTCTAACTggagttattatctttggaacGATCCAGAATCAACGCAGCTTCAGTTCTTACAGCTGGGAACCAGAGATCAGGGTGAACTCCGagccttcagagccacataaagatgGTTCCAAACCCAGCCtgctatcacctgaagaacattttcagcattaaaGGACCAGCTGacccagaacgctgctgctggcgttctgactaaaaccaggaagatagagcacctCACCCAGTTCTACCTCACCTAGTTCTAcagtccttcactgagagaacagactttaaactactgctggtagtttataaattactgaacGGATTAAAggctgctgctggatcaaccttccagacctctcaggttctggttctggttctgctctgtatccagaacagaaccaaacatggagaagcagcattcagcttctatgcatcaCAAATCTGTAACAAACgttcagaaaactgaaaaacagccgaaacactgagatTCTTTAAATAAAGGCTAAAACCCACCTGCTCatagttgcttttgaaacataataaattaaatattgactATTATATTTGACATGTATTGacgattttgatgatggcactcgacaaaatgtaaagtttgttaCTGGCTTCTTAATTGGTGACTGCATGATGGTTtcataactttttatttttgtgttttatgatgtaaagcactttgaactgccttgtttgATTGTTTGGAGCTTAAAACCTCCAACGTTTCCAATCCTCTCTGTCAGAGAACGGTGAGGTAATATCTGTGACCAGTGCTACATACGGACGCAGAGACCAGCAGACATGCACCGCTGGACGACCCGCCAACCAGATAACCAACGTCCAATGCTCCAGGAGCTCAGACAGCGTTGGCCAGAGGTACAGAAGTTCACCTTTTTGTGTAGCAGATAACCAACGTCTGATGCTCCAGGAGCTTAAGCATCAACCCATTTGGACGTTTTAGAAAATCGTTTGGTACACACATGATCTTTGGGAAGGTGTTTCCCAAAGGCAGCAGCTCAGATATAGTTGCTGAGAggtataaatgtttttgttggggTCAAATTGACTTCCAATGAGATGATTCTGGATTAAATCTCTAATCCTTGTTCACTTGAACATCCATCCTCAGCTGCAACGGGAAGCAGAGCTGTTCTATCACAGCAGCAAACTCTGTGTTTGGAGATCCCTGCGTTGGAACCTACAAGTACCTGGAGGTGGAGTACACCTGTCAAAGTAAGTAAAGGTTAAAACACTTGGATTTGACAAAATCTCCAAGCAGAGGAGGAAAAATTAAAGTTGTCAATAAGAAGCAAAGCTCTGAAAATGGAGCTACAAGAACCAAGATGTCCTCTGTTAGCTCTCAgttaacatatttatttcaatctgaatgaaagaaaagaaacaaaaaaaagcaagtttACAATCCTCCTTTCATATTAGAAAACCCCATATTTTAGATTCCTATCCAGTCTTTTTATTACAACTAAAGTCAACTGACATTGTTCTGTGATAAGATAGAAAAAttgcaattaattaaaaaaatttctaattttattgGGAGAGTCAGAAAACGCCAGAGAGGGGAGAATGTCACAAGATATCCAGAACAGTGGATCCCGACTATTTCTGGATTTTTCGGAGGAACGCTCCAGataatttgtggaaaattcgCCTGTTGacgtttttaattgtttaatgtaatatatttatttgaaagaaaatacagttttggaAGTTGAAATGCCGAGGAGCAgtgctgctgggaggaaggatctttGTTAAATCTACTTTGTGAACTTAGGATGGAGACTGATCTCTGAGACTCAGTCTGACATTTTCTAGCATCTGGCTATCATGTTGTTATTTATACATTAATTATTATGATGAACATTCTAAAATCTAGAAATTAATATAAAGAAAGTTAATATTTTGTCAGGTAATGAGGGTTTTTGTTGATTGCTTTCTGAACAAATCTGAATAAATCTGTCATTAACTGTGTAAGTGTAAGGTGTGACCAGAGAGCAAACCATCATGTGTTTTCTTTACTGTGTTAAAGAACACATGTCGGCCATGTTCCCCATCAGCACCAATGTTTTAACAGCTGGATTAAGAGCAGCCGCCTTCAACCAATAAACCAGTTCAAACATGTGAGAACTGAAGGTGCTGCTGAACGGAGGGCCGGGCTTTCTCCATCCTGTCCATCTCTAACTTTCTATTCAGGGTCATTAATGTGACCTGGATCTCTCTTATGACAGACCCTGAAAGAAAACCTCAGAGTGGTCCCACTGTGGCATGTGAGGGATCAGTGGCTCAACTCCAGTGTGGTAAGATCACTGGTTTTACTGGTCGGTTCTGGAGCCTTACACCAGGAAAATGTCTCTCCAacgtttcttcttctctttgccAGACGGAGGAAAGGTTATATCTGTGACCAGTGCTACATACGGACGCAGAGACCAGCAGACATGCACCGCTGGACGACCCGCCAACCAGATAACCAACGTCCAATGCTCCAGGAGCTCAGACAGCGTTGGCCAGAGGTACAGAAGTTCACCTTTTTGTGTAGCAGATAACCAACGTCTGATGCTCCAGGAGCTTAAGCATCAACCCATTTGGACGTTTTAGAAAATCGTTTGGTACACACATGATCTTTGGGAAGGTGTTTCCCAAAGGCAGCAGCGCAAATATAGTTGCTGAgaggtttaaatgtttttgttggggTCAAATTGACTTCCAATGAGATGATTCTGGATTAAATCTCTAATCCTCGTTCACTTGAACATCCATCTTCAGCTGCAACGGGAAGCAGAGCTGTTCTATCACAGCAGCAAACTCTGTGTTTGGAGATCCCTGCGTTGGAACCTACAAGTACCTGGAGGTGGAGTACACCTGTCAAAGTAAGTAAAGGTTAAAACACTTGGATTTGACAAAGTCagggatgcaaacaattaatcaactGATTaggtttattagattaaaattagttagATTCTTTTAACTCATAATATCCGTTtagaccaggggtgcccaaagtgggccctcgagggccggtatcctgcacgttttagttctctccctggttttaccaacaaccttttcagcatgtcagttttcttcttaggcctctaacgaGCCGTcgttggatccaggtgcgttaacccagggagaaaactaaaacatacaggatgccgggcctccaggacccactttgggccccCCTGGTTTAGACCTtctttagtgttgtagtttggccgccgtccagcagagggcgccgctggtctTCCTAAAACAGCCGGTTGAAAACAGAATTAAAGATGGCGGCCATATCAGAACGGGTAGCGgctaaaacactttaaatctgACAGGAGCGCAAAAACCTTCacaaaacttttaactttttctcattttgtcacattaagaCCGTTAGGCAACAGGAATCGCATCCATTCAGTTTATTGATGAATAAGATTAATAATCTTTAAAGTTTtatgcagtgttgtatagtaacgaagtaaaaatacttcactactttacttaagtatattttggagtacttcatactttcctcgagtatgaaaatttttgatgactttcacttttacttcactacatttccgaacttaattgcgtacttttactccgatacattttcaatgtgtggtttagttactcgttacaaaaaagcgagagagagaaacaaagtgttttgaccccacctactgattagcaagtaggctaccgaacaaagtccgtagcctgcttgcctgggcttgttcatcacctccaataggatacacctgtttcgcttctcccattgttggggaaatcagaaatcagaacacagaagagtgctgcccgcactgacgcggctcagggattacgtgacacgcagcgccgtgccctataatgcactgtaagctatgtaatgtgtttgaggcagttgaccaaaatcccggacaatttttaaattccccccggacatctttttaggtctgaaaagtaggacatgtccgggaaaaagaggacgtctggtcaccctagttcaatgggggacagaagccatagcgatagcaatttagactaaatttaacgaatataggaaaggcatgcaagttcaaaaccacaaaccattaacatgtgctactctttaaaactggaacaatttattagcaggtttaattttgtctgcacttggttgtgtacattattttaagtttatttgacaagtttaccaaaatataagaaatgtcattcacacttgccttgttttactttttacttgtacttttcattacattacttgagtacatccatttttacagtaatttccatacttaagtacaagacgtttcagatactttaagacttttactcaagtaacatttcagtcagtgacttcgacttttaccaaagtcgtattttggagaggtacttgtacttttacttgactctgagatttcagtactttatacaacactggttttaTGGCGCTATCCGGACTACCTGGATTCATTAGCTAAACATGCTAGCAGACgtggtagtaactagttacatgtAGCTGAGCAACCTTTTGGAAAAGATTTATATTAGGagtatatttttcattttaactattttttatgaggtttacttgagtaaaatttctggatccTCTGCCCTCTGTGAGTAACCTCACTGAATgaagaaacaaattattttaaacaaaaattcacctgcagtttttcattagtttttaatttaaaacatttgaaaaaatgcttattttgcctgactttgttattttgtaattatgaatTATATTCATTTTCTATCTTTAAAACACCAAACTTTCCCTGTAACTTTGTTTTGGACCGTCTGatggtgtaatttttaaacattaaataatcgATGTTTTGATCAGTCGCTCAGTAGTTGAGTcgcctttttaccaaatgcagtttgatcaaagtttcagtttaatttgggttttatttgcaacagaaaagcagaaattagTGCAAAATTAGCAGCTGGTTTATTTTTGGAGTATCGTAGTAAATGGGGTTGAAGACAAATGTGTGCcacaatttcagaaaaacaatgctctaaactaaataaaataaaaaaaattaacaaatgagGAAATTTATCAGTAAATCATTTTACTCCACTAAACTTTTGTTATTAGATATAACTGCTCGTTGTTGATGTTTTCAGTTAAAggcagaaaaatacaataaaaatattagctttGAATTTAACAATCATTAGCTGTTTGAGTGGTAAGGTGTGACCAGAGAACAAAAcatcatgttttctttgctgTGTTAAACATGTCGGCCATGTTCCCCCTCACTCACTAACGATGTTTTATCAGCAGCTGGATTAAGAGCAGCCGCCTTCAACCAGTGAACCGAGTCAAACACGAAGGTTCTGCTGGACCTCCACTCTGTTTTTAACGCTAATGAAAGCATGGAGAGCCGGGCTTTCTCCAATTCCACCTCTAACTTTCTATTCAGGGTCCTGACAGGTCATTAAAGTGATCTGGATCTCTCTTATGACAGACcctgaaaaaaaacctcagagtGGTCCCACTGTGGCATGTGAGGGATCAGTGGCTCAACTCCAGTGTGGTAAGATCACTGGTTTTACTGGTCGGTTCTGGAGCATTACACCAGGAAAATGTCTCTCCAACGTTTCCTCTTCTCTTTGCCAGACAAAGGTGAGGTTATATCTGTGACCAGTGCTACATACGGACGCAGGGATCAGAAGACATGCACCGCTGGACGACCCGCCAACCAGATAACCAACGTCCAATGCTCCAGGAGCTCAGACAGCGTTGGCCAGAGGTACAGAAGTTCACCTTTTTGTGTAGCAGATAACCAACGTCTGATGCTCCAGGAGCTCAGACAGCGTTGGCCAGAGGTACAGAAGTTCAcctttttgtaaatgtttataaaactgGATCTAAATGTGTGAACTAGGAggttcacaaagataaaaatctaattttattggAAACTGACTTGATTTGAATCCACAGATGCAACGGGAAACAGCTTTGTAACGTCGAAGCCAGTAACTCGATGTTTGGAGATCCCTGCGTTGGAACCTACAAGTACCTGGAGGTGGATTATATTTGTTACGGTGAGTTTAGCCTCTAAGGTTTGTGCGTAAACTAAAATTAGTTCAACTAGAGTTAGCTAAAAGCCTATGAATAGCACGTATGCTATCACTACCATGTTGGCCAACACTGATTTACTCCTTGTTAGTATGTTAGGTTGAGGTTTTGTATCAAAGTTAGCTTAAATGCTATGTTAGCTAAAATTCTAACATCAGAATGGTGACTGTTGGTAGCATGTTCACCTACAGCAAACAAATAGACCTTAATTTGGGGATATTTACAGCGACATACTCCATCTTGATGGCAAACTACGTTGCATAAACTAAAATTAgctaagctagttagcataCGTGCTATTTATAGGATTCTAGCTATCATTAGCACATGACCTACAGCAATAGAAGTGTATGAGCTACaatgctaatattagcttaAATACTACCATTACCATGTTGGTCATCAATCACTAG
It encodes:
- the LOC116722352 gene encoding L-rhamnose-binding lectin CSL3-like, giving the protein MSDQLLPASIQLSVMLCSTLFLTVSCVLITSAGSQKLHVVACEGSVAQLKCENGEVISVTSATYGRRDQQTCTAGRPANQITNVQCSRSSDSVGQSCNGKQSCSITAANSVFGDPCVGTYKYLEVEYTCQNPERKPQSGPTVACEGSVAQLQCDGGKVISVTSATYGRRDQQTCTAGRPANQITNVQCSRSSDSVGQSCNGKQSCSITAANSVFGDPCVGTYKYLEVEYTCQNPEKKPQSGPTVACEGSVAQLQCDKGEVISVTSATYGRRDQKTCTAGRPANQITNVQCSRSSDSVGQRCNGKQLCNVEASNSMFGDPCVGTYKYLEVDYICYAFLTG